The genomic DNA GATCCTTCTAATATTTTTACCAAAGGTCAATTGATCCTCATCAGTAATAAGAACCAATTGACCTTAGTAAATTAGTCTATATCATAAAACTTTCAACCTCAAAATCCTACATAGACTTCCTGAAATCCAGGCATGTACGGCATGTTAATCAAATCATATGGCAAACAATAGCTACCGGTGTGGCTAAGTGTGATACCTGCTCCATAGTAGTAAGCATCAAATACAATTTTAGAGCAATAGGTTGCATCTCCAGCAGCCGTCGTATACAAGTTTGGTGTTAGATTATAATATGTGGAAGATCCATTTTCATATATCCACGTTATTGCCCAATTTGCAGCATTTTGTCCCTCGCTAGCATTATTAGGCTGTACGACATCAACTTGGTAATTATTATTACTCCAAAAACTGGACCAAGACTGGATGATGGGCGAATCCAAAGGACCATTGATTGTTTCAACATCCCCCTGGCTATCTACTACTATACCCGCATGGCCTGTTAGCCCTGCGCTTGAAGTATCATTCGTTACCAAAATGTCCCCAGCTACAGGAGTTACTCCTCCTCCTGGACCGGCGACAGCAGTATTAGGTAGTATAGCCAAAGTTGAATTTTTTGAATTTACCTTTACAGAGTGGCTGCTTTTAAATTCATTAAGTACTCCGTTCTTAGCGGCCCATTTCAAAACCATTTGTCGATTGACATTTGACTCTGCACGCAATTTAGCAGATGTAGACGATTGGCTAGTACTAGCAAATGCTGTGGTTGCAAGAATTGGTAGAATAAATAATCCTGTAATCGACGCCAACAAACCCCTGTTAAACTTCTTCATTAACATTCTCCTTGTCTTCATTTTTTAGTAAATATACTTATTTTTATCAGTAACAATATATTATCACTAAAATTTTCATATTTTTGTCGATTTATGTCGAATGTAAATATTTTTTTAAAATTATTTAAAAATACATCATAATGGGTATATTAAAACATTTTGGAGATGAAATACACATTCTATGTCTACCATATATATACTCGTGTGGTGACACTTCCAGCATCCTCTTTCTCTCCACTCAGGGTCTTTATCAAACACAATTAGTAGAGTGGTGTGGCGAGTGCATACATACCTCCCGCCAACTAAAAACACAGGCTAACTCTACACTTTTATGCTGCGGTTTTCTGTAGTTCTACTATGCGGTATGCGATTCTGACGAGTAACAAGAGCTTCGCAGACTAATTATGTCTATTGACAACAATGGAAAGCGGACATTCGTTGACTCGTTCCTGCGCTTCTCGGCATACTATAGATTCCATCCGGAGTTTTGTAACCCTTACAATAGCCCATTCAAAATCGGCAAATGGAAAACGTAACACAATGGCGGCTCTACGAGGATGCGATGAATAAAAAAGCTCAAGGTGTACTGATGAACTTTCATCGCCGCTTAGCCCTACCGTCTTATTGGGGAGATGGAAGCACGTCGTCATCTGATGGTATGCGTGTACGGATAGAGGAATCTGCACTCCATGCAGATACCAGTCCTCATTACAGGCATCGAAAAGGCGCGACCATTTACCGCTTTGTCAGTGATCAGTTTTCAAATTTCTACACCAAGGTCATTAACACCAACGCAAGAGACGCTGTGCATGTCATTGATGGATTCTTACACTATAAAGCAGACTTGGCAATTGAAGAACAACTACACGGATACAGTCGGTTATACAGACCAGATTTTTGGTTTGATGCACCTTGCTTGAATTTGGTTTTGCGCCCCGATTACGTGATTTATCTGACTCCAAGTTCGTATCCTTTGGTAAAGCAGCGGATTTCCCCAAACTTGAGAAAATGCTGCGTGGTCAAATTAATTCAAAAGTCATTCGGAAGAATTACGATGATGTATTACGATTGTCCCTGCTCGATTCGAGAGGGTACGGTCTCTGCTTCACTTATCATGGGAAAGCTCGGGTTTTACGCACGGCAGAATCGCTTAGCCACAGTTCTTCGGGAAATAGGACAGATCGAACAGACCATTTTCATCATGGATTGCATTTCAAGTGAAGCCATGCGACGTAGGATTCACCGAGGACTCAGAGGCGATGAACGCATTGGCCAGAGCCATTTTCTTTGGGAAACACGGGGAACTACGAGAGAGAGCTTTACAGGATCAACTCCAACGTGCAAGTGCCTTAAACATCTTGATTAACGCTATTATTGTTTGGAAAATACCGTCTATTTGACTCAGGCGACATAATTACAAGCCAAGAAGGGCGTACTTGATGCTCAATCACATTTCCCCATTAGGATGGGAACACATCAATTTCCTTGGAGAATACAGCTTCGATACAAATCATCCGAACACCAAGAATACGTTGCGGCCGCTTCGAACCCGATAGAAAATCCTTAGAGTTGAGAAATCAATACTCTGTGATCCAATCAATGTATTAACGTGGGTTTTACGTCATTTTGTTGGCGGTACCCCGGCTATTACTCCAAAAATTGGTCGTAAGACCGATTTTCATTATGTGGGATATCTGTTTGTCAAATGTCAGGTTGTCTTTTCCTAAAGACAGTACCCGTAAAATATCTACCTTCCCCCTCGACTTCACACACTGATCTCCAGCGCTTAGCCATTCCCCGGAATTACGATTTTTTGGACTAAACTAAATTTAACAATTTCATCAAAGTAATTCTATTGCAGAGAATGAACTATAACAAATATTTACGAAAAAGCACCATTAACGGCTACTGGAGTAACAATTGTTATTACAGTCATTATCAACGTAAATAAAACCATTACGATTCCACCGATTTTCAGATGAGTGGGAGAGGTCATGTATTTCGGAACGAATCTCTTAATAATACGAACTAGAAGAGATTGACCAAGGGTAAAGACGATCAATTCAATCCATCCTATAAATGGCTGGAAAGATAATGAATAGCTTCCTGCATGCTGAATTGCTGGAGTTAGCAAAAAGATAGGCAAACCAATGGCTGTAAAGACATTCATGATTACGATATTTCGAACAGAATTCGCGAATACTGCGAATAATACAACCAACAAGACATATATCCACCATTGTCCATTTCGTGCTTTTGCATCATACGTATACGCTTCAAAAGTTGACCACACATACAATAATGAAAGAATCAATTCGTAAGCTATAACATAGTTTCGCATCTTGGTATGCTGCAAATATGAATCCTCTTCTGACTGACTCAATGAATATACCTCCTTTGTGATTCCACGAATTACAATTTTGAATATTTTCATATATGAACTATTTAAATTCCAGTATTGGTGTTGTTTAAAAGTCTGCTGCCCTTTACTTACATCAGTGTAGCATATTGAGAACATAGAGACATGAAACCTCAATGCATATTGTTGGATAATGTTGTATGTGGTGAATGGGAACGCACAAAAGAAATTTCAAGTGTTTGAAAAGCGCCTACCTATGTTGTTGGCGGGCGGTAGTGATCGTCAGTTACCTTGATTTTAGGATGCTCACTTTCAAATGCAGAATAATTTTCACACAGTATTAAAGAGTTACCATTTGAATGCATCTTCAGTAAGGAAATAGTCTAAGTGCTTCCTGTGCTTCTCCTCGTCAAATTGTTCACCGATGTTTTGTAATTCTTCTTTCGTATGCGTCACATCACGCACACCTCGTCGGCGGTCTACCCTACGTCACGCACGGTTCTTAGTGTAGGAGGTGGCTGCGAGGTCACCGACTTACCGGACACCGAAGTCGGGACAAGCTGAAGATCCTGCACTGCCAGTATAGCGGATTCTGGATTCATTATCGCTGATTGGAGAAAGGATGAGTTCAGTGGCCTGATGCATCTCACACAGGCTCCATTGTCATGGGTCAGCGAGTTTTGATGGCTGTTGGACGGACTGTTGCCACAGCAGAAGAACGCACATCCAAAAGTCACTGCAAGGACCATCATATAGCCAAATAAAAAATGCAAAAACATTGTAACGACAAGGGTTTTTAAGGATTTTTTCGAAAGCGAGCAGTCCATTAAGCCTTTCCTTTTGGGAAGAAAGTCTTGGTTGTTTAGTAACACACGCAGCGGAGCAGAGCTACTTCCGCTGCATACAGCATCGTGGAAACAGCGAAGGAAAATGGCCTCAATCTATTTGTTTATCTGGAGTACCTGTGTGAGCAATTACCAAACCTGGACGAGAGCTTTACAGACACTGTAAGCCATCTACTGCTCTGGTCCAATGACTTACGAGAGCAAGTTCGAAATTGTCGATAAAAGCCCAGCGGAACTAGCCTGCCGGATAGCCGGTGGGGTATTTATATTCTCTCAAATTCAGTTTGATAGTGTGACGTACCCATGGTTTGACGCTTACATGAAGAAGAAGCGCGGAGCTGAAGGGATAAAGCGAGATCAATTGGTGCGGTGTTTTAAAGGAACAGTTGTAAAGTAAGTGAAAACAAAGAGGAACCTGCAGATTGATCAGCAGTCTGTTTTTTTATTGGGAAGGAATATAGACAAGCTTCGACACCATATACCTTAGTCATCAGTGATTAGTCACTGAACTATCCAGTGACAGGGGTGTTGTCAGTGTCAATACGCTTGATTGCCGTAGATTCGGGTCGAAGTAGTACAAAGGTTGTGACAGACGGTGCAAGAGACTGGTTCCCGTCCATTCTTGGTGAGTATCGCGATCTGAAGTTAGAGCGTAAGATGCAACGAACGGATTTAGTCGTTGGTTACGCTGGCCAGCGCTATTACGTGGGAGATGTGGCCAAGGATGAATCTGTATCTGGAGCGCAGCTGATGATTAGTAGTAAGGCCCATATGGACACGAAGATATTTGTGCTCACAGCGCTGCATCGTGTGCTGCCGAATAAGTCTGCAGTGTTCCTGGTAACCGGTGAGCCTATCAGCAATCATCAAGCCGGCGAAAAGTTACGTATGAAGCAGTTGCTGCTGGGCAGTCATGAGATAGCCGTCAACGGTGAGACGAAACAGTTTGATATCGTTCGATGCGAAGTAGCAGCTGAATGTGCAACAGCTGGATGGGCTATGCGCCGGCCGGGACGGTATCACATCGTAGATTGCGGAAGTCGAACTGTGAACTTTGCAACGATGGAGAATGGGCGCTGGATAGACCGAGTAAGCGGAAGTCTGGACTATGGGCTGGAGACGGTGCAGAACATCAGCCTGTCCATGTTCTCTCGTATGACCGTAGCGGAACTGTCCAGGCGTCTTGGAACGTTGGCACCTATCGTATTGATCGGCGGTAAAGCATCGCAGCTGCAGGAGTACTTTCAGCAGTACACAAGTGATGTCGAGGCAGATGAAGACGCCTATTACCGCAACGCTCAAGCGTTCTATGAGTTGGGGGTGCATGCCCTTGAAACCGCAAAAGCGTAGCAGCAAATGCTCTATCGTCAATCGTACAGTCAGCTTTAATATCGAGGATCCATATCAACGTGCACTCCTGGAACGTAGCCAACAACTGACCAACTTCAGCGCAGCCGTGAAACGGTGGCTCGCCGGTGAAACCACTCCAAGCGTCCAATCATACCAATCAACGAACCCCACACTGCAGCCTCACCAGCCAGTACATGAACCAGTCCCTGACGACTTCGATCCAGTCAGTGCATTGTTCTAGCACTAATCCCTGACCGCACGGAGTAGAGGAGAAGACCTTGCGACTCTGCGAGTGAATCGCGGGCCTATTTGGCGAACTTCCGATTGAAAGAGGGGATATCGGTTGAGTAGAAGTGATAAGAAAGTCGGTGTCAGTGTGCATGTGCTGAATGGGGTGTACGAGGTTGTCCAGGACGTGAGTGGCCATCTGAACGGCACACTAGGCGAAACAGGCCGCCTGCTGGCTCTGACGGCCGCAAATGACGTTCCTACGCTGAATCGGATGGCTCCATACTTCTGGCGTTCATTAGAGCACAGAGAGGCGGTGTGGCCGGGACACGATGACTATAAGGACATACGACACCTGATTGCACCTGTCGGAAAGGCTGTACAACGTCTGTACGTCCGTTTCATGCCATATGAGATAGAAGACATAGACCGTATTGCTTTTGCGCTTGGAAAGCAACGTGCCCATGCTGTGGCTGCGCTGTTGACGATGGCAAGTAAAGATCTGCGTGTGATTCAACTCGTGGCACCACAGTTTCAGTTCCGGAGTCCATACAGTCTGAAAAGGGGGTCCTTCCTATGGGCGTCTTCTCCCAAAAGGTAGTCGGAGTGGAGCGCATCATCTACCAGCGTGTTCGTGGAATGTGCGAAGAAGTGTATTACCTGGAGAAAGGCGACTATCCAGAGCGTTGGGAACTGGATGAAATGACTGAGAAAGCAATCGCGAAGATTCTTGACGAGTATGTACGGCAGCACTTTGAAGAATCGACAAGGGTGGCTGCGCAGATGTTTATTGAGAGAAATTGAAGAGACGACCACGGATTTTTAGAAGTTCATTTAGTTTTTCAAGAAAAATTGCAGCCCTCATCATATATTATGTGAGGCTCGTTCAATGAAGGCCATCATGTTAAAAGGGGGAGAGTGACAATCTCAGTGATAATGAAACGATTCAGCACCAATTACAACTAACAAGCATAGTATGTAGATATGTTTAATTAACATTTCACAGAAGGAGGTAGTATTTAATTGAGAAAAACAGCAAAAAGTTTTGACTTGCCGGGCGGCTGCGTAATTGAATCCAACGAGGACATCACTATGTTTACTCCGGATCAAATGATACCAAATATTGATCCTTCCCTAGCAAACTACAGAACGTCTGCCGGCGATATGTGGCTTGTAGGTGGGAACACACTAAACGTGACGTGGACTTCTCCTGACGGAGCAGCTCATGAATGTATTTATTATTGTAACGAAGGAAAACTCTTCACGATGTCTGGTGCTATGTTCGGGGTTCCTGAATTACCATATACCGCAGATACTGACCGGGGAAGGATTGAATTTGGATCAAATAAAAGAATTGTTATCTTGTAGGTTCTAGGCGATGGCTGGGGCAGTTGACACTCTTGAGCCTATACCACGGCCGCTTGTGCATTCAGGCGGTCAATTTTTTTGAGTCACTTAAAACTCGCTGCAGAGCGCATGGGATGGGATGATTTCGGAAATCGTGGTATGATTACGGCAATTACTTAGGCAGGAGTTGTCCAGTATGGATCCAGAACTCAAAGAGTTTTTAACCAGGCTCGAAACTAAAGTAGACCAACTCTCCGATAAGATAGATGAGACGAAGAAAATCAGCGAAGCGCTCCGTCACGGCCAGGAAGTTCTGGAGGCGAAAGTGACTTCTGTTGAAAAAGCCACGGAGTATTTCGCCGAGCGCATTGGCGTTCACGATAAGGAACTATATGTACTTAAGAATGTAAAATGAAATGAGCCTCACCCTAAAAGGGCTGCCTTATGGCGGTCTTTTTTTGTATTCTGCGAAGCGTGCGAAAGCGCAGGATAAAGAGTGTGTACACACTCTCTAAAAAGCCTTACCAGGCTTGAATTTTCAATGTACATGGAATCGCTCGAGCATGTACACAAATACGGAGAGTGGCGGAATAAGGGGATTAACCATGTACAGGGTCGCTTTGTCTGAATGGTATAGCGATAATTGAATCTTATCACTATACATGAGATGGATAATTTATTATATTCATACGATTTCTCAAGAGGACATTCAAGGATAATGTGTAATGATTTGATAGGGGGAGATAAATGTGGAAAATAAATATTGGTCTGCAGAAGTTATTGACACGATAGAACATGATGGTCTCACCTACGTCGGATATGTCCTCAGCATAGATGATATTACCGTAGCCGGAATCGATATAGTCGGTATTGAACACCACGAAGATACAAGTAGATCATTTAGGAACAGAATGGATGGTGAGAATTGGGTAAGAAAGGAGCTTGGTAACGTAAAGTGAAGTGGTCTATTTGGGATGTATATGCATCGATCTATATCAGGGGAAACGAGGAAAGTTAATTTAGAAAGTCTCAGTTAAGACAAATTGGTCGAGGGAGGCTTACATGTGTGAAA from Alicyclobacillus sp. SO9 includes the following:
- a CDS encoding transposase domain-containing protein, whose translation is METAKENGLNLFVYLEYLCEQLPNLDESFTDTVSHLLLWSNDLREQVRNCR
- a CDS encoding ParM/StbA family protein; its protein translation is MSIRLIAVDSGRSSTKVVTDGARDWFPSILGEYRDLKLERKMQRTDLVVGYAGQRYYVGDVAKDESVSGAQLMISSKAHMDTKIFVLTALHRVLPNKSAVFLVTGEPISNHQAGEKLRMKQLLLGSHEIAVNGETKQFDIVRCEVAAECATAGWAMRRPGRYHIVDCGSRTVNFATMENGRWIDRVSGSLDYGLETVQNISLSMFSRMTVAELSRRLGTLAPIVLIGGKASQLQEYFQQYTSDVEADEDAYYRNAQAFYELGVHALETAKA